Proteins from one Ipomoea triloba cultivar NCNSP0323 chromosome 1, ASM357664v1 genomic window:
- the LOC116015079 gene encoding splicing factor U2af small subunit B-like: protein MAEHLASIFGTEKDRVNCPFYFKIGACRHGDRCSRLHNRPTISPTLLLSNMYHRPDMITPGVDAQGQPIDPRKIQEHFEDFYEDIFEELSKFGEIESLNVCDNLADHMIGNVYVQFKEEDHAAAALQALQGRFYSGRPIIADFSPVTDFREATCRQYEENSCNRGGYCNFMHVKMIGRELRRKLFGRYRRFRKSRSRSRSASPHNRRDRDRREYRDYRERERDDYRAGRRHGRHESDSGRRRHESPKLSRSPIREGSEERRARIEQWNREREERQS from the coding sequence ATGGCGGAGCATTTGGCTTCGATTTTCGGAACCGAGAAGGATCGCGTGAACTGTCCCTTCTACTTCAAGATCGGCGCCTGCCGTCACGGCGACCGGTGCTCTCGTCTCCACAACCGACCCACCATTTCCCCAACTCTACTTCTCTCCAACATGTACCATCGGCCTGACATGATCACGCCTGGCGTTGACGCCCAGGGCCAACCTATCGATCCCCGTAAGATCCAGGAGCACTTTGAGGATTTCTACGAGGACATCTTCGAAGAGCTGAGCAAGTTCGGTGAGATCGAGAGCCTGAACGTTTGTGACAACCTCGCCGACCACATGATTGGCAACGTTTATGTTCAGTTCAAGGAGGAAGACCATGCCGCAGCTGCCTTGCAGGCGCTGCAGGGCCGATTTTACTCTGGCCGTCCGATCATAGCTGATTTCTCGCCAGTGACAGATTTCCGCGAGGCGACATGCCGCCAATATGAGGAGAATAGCTGCAACCGAGGGGGATACTGTAACTTCATGCATGTAAAGATGATCGGCAGGGAGCTGAGGAGGAAGCTCTTTGGGAGGTACCGCAGGTTTAGAAAAAGTAGGAGCCGTAGCAGGAGCGCGAGCCCGCATAACCGGAGGGACCGTGATAGGCGTGAATATCGTGATTATCGAGAGCGAGAGCGTGACGATTATCGAGCTGGGAGAAGGCATGGGAGGCATGAGAGTGATAGTGGGAGGAGGAGGCACGAGAGTCCAAAGTTAAGCCGGAGTCCAATAAGGGAAGGGAGCGAGGAACGCAGGGCTAGGATTGAGCAATGGAACCGAGAGAGGGAGGAGAGGCAGTCCTGA